One Synechococcus sp. CC9605 genomic window carries:
- a CDS encoding M15 family metallopeptidase, with protein MVRASSARRTEREDIPVARRTRQPRQRKGNSAAGLLFGLVLVCAGSLAVVMLVPTLLSQRQPTQSLEISGFRERPDADGRLLGHFPYDEADADQLIVFEPGIELNVEAADALDTMMRYASADGVDLRLLSGFRSLALQESIFFDVASERNQTAEERAQVSAPPGYSEHSTGYAVDLGDGRFPETNLSQSFQDTAAFRWLQDHAARYHFVLSFPEGNKQGVMYEPWHWRYQGNADALRLFEPASRFSRRDP; from the coding sequence TTGGTTCGGGCCTCCTCTGCGCGACGCACCGAGCGGGAGGACATTCCGGTCGCCCGTCGAACACGACAGCCGCGACAACGCAAGGGAAATAGCGCGGCTGGTCTGCTGTTCGGGCTTGTTCTTGTCTGTGCCGGAAGCCTTGCAGTGGTGATGCTGGTTCCCACCCTGCTGTCACAGCGCCAGCCCACGCAGAGCCTCGAGATTTCAGGCTTTCGAGAACGTCCCGACGCCGACGGCCGTCTCCTGGGTCACTTCCCCTATGACGAAGCGGATGCCGATCAACTCATCGTCTTTGAGCCAGGGATTGAGCTGAATGTGGAGGCCGCCGATGCCCTCGACACGATGATGCGATACGCCTCGGCTGACGGGGTTGATCTGCGTCTGCTCAGCGGATTTCGTTCCCTGGCCCTCCAGGAATCGATCTTTTTTGACGTGGCCTCCGAACGGAACCAAACCGCCGAAGAACGAGCTCAGGTTTCGGCTCCACCCGGCTACTCCGAGCACAGCACCGGTTATGCCGTGGATCTCGGCGATGGCCGTTTTCCTGAGACCAACCTCTCCCAGAGCTTTCAAGACACCGCAGCCTTTCGCTGGTTGCAGGACCATGCGGCCCGGTATCACTTCGTGTTGTCCTTTCCCGAAGGCAACAAACAGGGTGTGATGTACGAACCCTGGCATTGGCGCTACCAGGGCAATGCGGACGCACTGCGTTTGTTCGAGCCGGCCAGTCGGTTCTCCAGGCGCGACCCTTGA
- a CDS encoding DUF3303 domain-containing protein, which produces MQMYLADCVFPEIEGQLAAYKSFCELWDSGEMAKLDNFDGFEMLFRVHAPGAGRVTILFKAESDAQIFEHFAPWRAQFGIEMDFTPVIGCQDVVDYHKKLFAKMS; this is translated from the coding sequence ATGCAGATGTATCTCGCAGATTGCGTTTTTCCTGAGATTGAAGGCCAACTGGCTGCCTACAAGAGCTTCTGTGAGCTGTGGGATTCAGGCGAAATGGCAAAGCTGGATAACTTTGATGGCTTTGAAATGTTGTTCCGCGTGCATGCTCCTGGCGCAGGCCGAGTGACGATCCTCTTCAAAGCTGAAAGTGATGCTCAAATCTTTGAGCACTTCGCACCATGGCGTGCTCAGTTCGGCATTGAAATGGACTTCACTCCTGTTATCGGCTGTCAGGACGTGGTCGATTACCACAAGAAGCTCTTCGCCAAAATGTCCTGA
- a CDS encoding LptA/OstA family protein, producing MLRIGGFCLALPLLAIFWPLVSAQAQQMADAGVITIESDLQSADNGTGVITASGNVRLVHAGRGLVATSRQAQYFTEEDRIVLSGDVDVIQANGNQLRADRFTYLLEEGRAIASPVPGQQVFSQWSLTPGQPVLDVQTETTTVTR from the coding sequence ATGCTCCGTATCGGGGGCTTTTGTTTAGCTCTCCCCCTTCTTGCCATCTTTTGGCCCCTGGTGTCGGCCCAGGCTCAGCAAATGGCTGACGCAGGCGTCATCACGATTGAGTCCGATCTGCAATCGGCCGACAACGGCACGGGTGTGATCACTGCCAGCGGCAATGTTCGCCTGGTGCATGCCGGTCGTGGCTTGGTGGCCACAAGCAGACAGGCCCAGTACTTCACGGAGGAAGACCGGATTGTGCTGAGTGGTGATGTGGATGTGATTCAGGCCAATGGCAACCAGCTCCGCGCTGATCGCTTTACTTATCTGCTGGAGGAAGGTCGCGCGATCGCCAGCCCCGTTCCTGGCCAGCAGGTGTTCAGTCAGTGGTCGCTCACTCCCGGCCAACCCGTGCTCGACGTTCAGACCGAGACAACCACGGTGACTCGATGA
- the typA gene encoding translational GTPase TypA codes for MSANSKAIRNIAIIAHVDHGKTTLVDSLLAQSGIFRDNEAVPTCVMDSNDLERERGITILSKNTAVTYNDTRINIVDTPGHADFGGEVERVLGMVDGCLLIVDANEGPMPQTRFVLKKALEQGLRPIVFVNKIDRARVDPETAVDKVLDLFIELGADDDQCDFPYLFGSGLGGFAKPDMKTDSDNMRPLFDAILRHVPPPVGDPEKPLQLQITTLDYSDFLGRIIIGRVHNGKIKHGQNAALIKDDGSIKKGRISKLLGFEGLQRVEIEEASAGDLVAVAGFDDVNIGETIACPDEPTALPLIKVDEPTLQMTFVVNDSPFAGKEGKFVTSRQVRDRLQRELLTNVALRVEDTDSPDRFAVSGRGELHLGILIETMRREGYEFQVSQPQVIYRTIDGTPCEPVETLVMDVPEPAVGSCIEKLGTRKGEMQNMETSADGRTQLEFIVPSRGLIGFRGEFIRATRGEGIMSHSFYEYRPMMGEFDTRRNGVLIAFEEGTATYYALKNAEDRGQFFISPGTKVYKGMIIGEYNRPQDLEINVCKTKQLTNMRSAGAEELDTLQAPVQMTLERALEYIGPDEMLEVTPESIRLRKLPGKKPAKSKR; via the coding sequence ATGAGCGCCAACAGCAAGGCGATCCGCAACATCGCGATCATCGCCCACGTTGACCACGGCAAGACGACTCTGGTCGATTCGCTGTTGGCGCAGTCAGGAATTTTCCGCGACAACGAGGCCGTCCCCACCTGTGTGATGGACTCCAACGACCTGGAGCGTGAGCGGGGCATCACGATCCTGTCCAAGAACACGGCTGTCACCTACAACGACACCCGGATCAACATCGTTGACACGCCTGGGCACGCCGATTTCGGTGGTGAAGTGGAGCGGGTGCTGGGCATGGTCGACGGTTGCCTGCTGATCGTTGATGCCAACGAGGGGCCGATGCCCCAAACCCGCTTTGTGTTGAAGAAAGCCCTTGAGCAGGGTCTGCGTCCGATCGTGTTCGTCAACAAGATCGACCGTGCCCGGGTGGATCCCGAGACCGCCGTCGACAAGGTGCTCGATCTGTTCATCGAACTCGGCGCTGACGATGATCAGTGCGATTTCCCCTACCTGTTCGGCAGCGGTCTGGGAGGGTTCGCCAAGCCCGACATGAAGACCGACAGCGACAACATGCGTCCGCTGTTCGATGCAATCCTGCGCCACGTTCCGCCCCCGGTTGGTGATCCGGAAAAGCCCCTTCAGCTGCAAATCACCACCCTTGATTATTCCGACTTCCTGGGTCGGATCATCATTGGTCGCGTTCACAACGGAAAAATCAAACATGGTCAGAACGCTGCACTGATCAAGGACGACGGCAGCATTAAGAAGGGTCGCATCAGCAAACTTCTTGGCTTCGAAGGTCTGCAGCGCGTTGAGATCGAAGAGGCTTCCGCCGGTGATCTGGTGGCCGTTGCTGGTTTTGACGACGTCAACATCGGTGAAACCATCGCCTGCCCGGATGAGCCCACCGCTCTGCCGCTGATCAAGGTGGATGAGCCCACCCTCCAGATGACCTTCGTCGTCAACGATTCACCCTTCGCTGGCAAGGAAGGCAAGTTCGTCACGAGCCGTCAGGTGCGTGACCGCCTTCAGCGTGAGTTGCTCACCAACGTGGCCTTGCGTGTGGAAGACACCGATTCACCAGACCGTTTTGCGGTGAGTGGTCGCGGTGAGCTGCACCTCGGCATCCTGATCGAGACCATGCGCCGTGAGGGTTATGAGTTCCAGGTGTCCCAACCGCAGGTGATCTACCGCACCATCGATGGCACCCCTTGTGAGCCGGTGGAAACTCTGGTGATGGATGTGCCTGAACCTGCCGTGGGCAGCTGCATCGAAAAACTGGGCACCCGCAAGGGCGAGATGCAGAACATGGAAACCAGCGCTGATGGCCGCACCCAGCTGGAGTTCATCGTTCCCTCCCGCGGTCTGATCGGTTTCCGCGGTGAATTCATCCGGGCCACCCGCGGCGAAGGAATCATGAGCCATTCCTTCTATGAGTACCGGCCGATGATGGGTGAATTCGACACCCGCCGGAACGGTGTGCTGATCGCCTTCGAAGAGGGAACGGCCACGTACTATGCCCTCAAGAACGCCGAGGATCGCGGCCAGTTCTTCATCAGCCCGGGCACGAAGGTGTACAAGGGAATGATCATCGGGGAATACAACCGGCCGCAAGACCTTGAAATCAACGTCTGCAAGACCAAGCAGCTCACCAACATGCGTTCAGCTGGCGCTGAGGAACTGGACACGCTGCAAGCACCGGTTCAGATGACGCTGGAGCGCGCATTGGAATACATCGGCCCCGACGAGATGCTCGAAGTCACGCCCGAGTCGATCCGTCTGCGCAAACTTCCCGGCAAGAAGCCGGCCAAGTCCAAGCGCTGA
- the ccsB gene encoding c-type cytochrome biogenesis protein CcsB — translation MLNTPFELVTSLGFAGFVLLLLAMPLAFWAVSSQSRAGLVRLLVAVANLLFTAQLILRWWQSGHFPISNLYESLCFLAWACTLTQLLVERAWPSPIVAAAATPMGLGCIAFASFALPDQLQSAAPLVPALRSSWLVMHVSVIMVSYAALLVGSLLSLAVLVTDRDQSLELRSSSIGSGGFRQAASIANGGSVQLQSVQLSTNEQLDSLSYRTITVGFLMLTVGIVSGAVWANEAWGSYWSWDPKETWALICWLVYAAYLHTRLSRGWQGRRPALVAVVGLVVIAVCYIGVNLLGIGLHSYGWFF, via the coding sequence GTGTTGAACACGCCTTTTGAGCTGGTCACCAGTCTTGGATTTGCAGGCTTCGTGTTGCTGCTGCTGGCCATGCCTCTGGCTTTCTGGGCGGTGTCCAGCCAGTCCCGCGCTGGCTTGGTTCGGCTTCTGGTGGCCGTCGCCAACCTTCTGTTCACAGCTCAGCTGATTTTGCGCTGGTGGCAATCGGGCCACTTCCCGATCAGCAACCTCTACGAATCCCTTTGCTTCCTTGCCTGGGCTTGCACCCTCACCCAGCTGCTGGTGGAACGGGCCTGGCCGTCTCCCATCGTTGCGGCAGCAGCCACCCCCATGGGCCTGGGTTGCATTGCCTTCGCCAGCTTCGCCTTGCCCGATCAATTGCAGTCAGCGGCTCCTCTGGTTCCTGCCCTGCGCTCCAGCTGGTTGGTGATGCATGTGAGCGTGATCATGGTGAGCTATGCCGCCTTGCTTGTGGGATCTCTGCTCTCCTTGGCGGTCTTGGTCACGGATCGCGACCAATCCCTGGAACTCAGGAGCAGTTCCATTGGCAGTGGTGGATTTCGTCAGGCGGCTTCGATCGCGAATGGTGGTTCTGTTCAGCTGCAATCGGTTCAGCTGAGCACCAATGAACAACTCGACAGCCTCAGTTACCGCACGATCACGGTTGGGTTCCTGATGCTCACGGTGGGCATCGTGAGTGGTGCTGTTTGGGCGAATGAAGCCTGGGGCAGCTATTGGAGCTGGGATCCCAAGGAAACCTGGGCCTTGATCTGCTGGCTGGTCTACGCCGCTTATCTGCACACCCGCCTCAGCCGCGGTTGGCAGGGTCGACGCCCAGCTCTTGTTGCAGTGGTGGGTCTTGTGGTGATCGCTGTTTGCTACATCGGCGTGAATCTGCTGGGCATTGGCTTGCACAGTTACGGCTGGTTTTTCTGA
- the chlP gene encoding geranylgeranyl reductase, producing MLQVAVIGGGPSGSCAAEILAKAGIETWLFERKLDNAKPCGGAIPLCMVEEFDLPDEIIDRKVRNMKMISPSNREVDIKLDPLGYDENAYIGMCRREVFDAFLRNRAADLGTTLINGLVQKIDTGADRQGPYTIHYADYSGGGPTGEQKTLAVDLIIGADGANSRVAKAMDAGDYNVAIAFQERIKLPAEEMTYYENLAEMYVGTDVSPDFYAWVFPKYDHVAVGTGTMQQNQSLIKGLQRGIRERANKRLFQGEVIKVEAHPIPEHPRPRRVVGRMALVGDAAGYVTKSSGEGIYFAAKSGRMCAEAIVEISNNGASIPTEKQIKSTYLKRWDRKYGATYVVLDILQRIFYRNDAAREAFVEMCDDKDVQKLTFDSYLYKRVVMMNPWQQIKLTLRTLGSLIRGEALAPSDYNPVPSAVGRSDGDFLAEEAAQQIKAQAGESKGSEWKEKAGVS from the coding sequence ATGTTGCAAGTTGCGGTGATCGGTGGTGGCCCCAGTGGCTCCTGTGCTGCCGAAATTCTGGCCAAGGCGGGAATTGAGACTTGGCTATTCGAGCGCAAACTCGACAACGCCAAACCCTGTGGTGGGGCTATTCCGCTCTGCATGGTCGAGGAGTTTGACCTGCCCGACGAAATCATCGACCGAAAGGTCCGCAACATGAAGATGATTTCCCCTTCCAACAGGGAGGTGGACATCAAACTCGATCCCCTCGGCTACGACGAAAACGCCTACATCGGCATGTGCCGTCGTGAGGTGTTCGATGCCTTCCTGCGCAACCGTGCTGCCGATCTGGGCACAACCCTGATCAATGGACTGGTGCAGAAGATCGACACCGGTGCAGACCGTCAGGGCCCCTACACCATCCATTACGCCGACTACAGCGGCGGTGGCCCAACCGGTGAACAGAAGACCCTGGCTGTGGATCTGATCATTGGTGCCGATGGCGCCAACTCCCGGGTGGCGAAAGCCATGGACGCCGGGGATTACAACGTGGCCATCGCCTTCCAGGAGCGGATCAAGCTTCCTGCTGAGGAGATGACCTACTACGAAAATCTGGCTGAGATGTACGTCGGAACAGACGTCTCACCTGACTTCTACGCCTGGGTGTTCCCCAAATACGATCACGTGGCCGTTGGAACGGGAACCATGCAGCAGAACCAGAGCCTAATCAAAGGTCTGCAAAGGGGCATCCGGGAGCGGGCCAACAAGCGTCTGTTCCAGGGTGAAGTGATCAAGGTGGAAGCCCACCCGATTCCTGAGCACCCCCGTCCCCGTCGCGTCGTGGGCCGCATGGCGCTAGTGGGCGATGCCGCCGGCTACGTCACCAAGAGCTCCGGTGAAGGCATCTACTTCGCAGCCAAGAGCGGCCGGATGTGTGCCGAAGCGATTGTGGAAATTTCCAACAACGGTGCTTCCATCCCCACTGAGAAGCAGATCAAGTCGACCTACCTCAAGCGCTGGGACCGCAAATACGGCGCCACTTATGTGGTGCTCGATATCCTGCAGCGAATCTTCTACCGCAACGACGCTGCCCGGGAAGCCTTTGTCGAAATGTGCGACGACAAGGACGTGCAGAAGCTGACCTTCGACAGCTACCTGTATAAGCGGGTGGTGATGATGAACCCCTGGCAGCAGATCAAGCTGACCCTCCGCACCCTGGGCAGCCTGATCCGGGGCGAGGCCCTTGCTCCCTCCGATTACAACCCTGTTCCTTCGGCCGTTGGCCGTTCCGATGGCGATTTCCTAGCGGAGGAAGCTGCCCAGCAGATCAAGGCTCAGGCTGGCGAATCCAAGGGTTCCGAGTGGAAGGAAAAGGCCGGCGTTTCCTGA
- a CDS encoding U32 family peptidase, giving the protein MNVPELLSPAGDWAAMKAAAASGADAVYFGVDAFNARQRAENFRLQDLSEVMQWLHQRGVKGFLTFNVLVFSDELEAAAQLLIAADRAGADAVIVQDVGLCRLAQRLVPNLCVHGSTQMSITSAAGIAQAAALGCQRVVLARELALRDLERLQTQLVQRNLAMPLEVFVHGALCVAYSGQCLTSESLGQRSANRGECAQACRLPYELVVDGQPHLLDDQRYLLSPQDLAAWELLPELQRIGVASLKIEGRLKDAAYVAAVTDAYRQRLDQTSAAAPQVHRQLELAFSRGLSTGWLEGVNHRRLVHGRWSKKRGPLVGQLLRVERGGWLHLRSRDQLQPGQGLVLEQLSSDPLQPPREIGGRIMVCERLGDERWKLRLGPERVDSSGLRPGTSVWLTSDPDWQSRWQRAARRTVEARSRDLSLRVSGRLDAPLELHLLAPPGLDLQVSSSMPLQSASQRPLDLDRLEQQLGRLGGTGWLLQRLEVQLEGDLFLPVAELNRMRRVLLERLEASLDGNSDSGPVPGDTKTADPTELLAQMCPPVVAPLSETKPGLVVLVRSLEQLQALVDLSGTDLPIRSVVADLEQPRELREAVAIGRGCWPEGVWLAGARITRPDERWTLEPLIRARPDGFLVRNADQLEVLTPLAPCIGDFSLNTANPLSLHWYRDHWKLQRLTASYDLNLQQLLGLAVAVDPALLEVTLHQHMPLFHMEHCLFCAFLSNGKDHTDCGRPCEKHHVTLRDRSGVEHPLRADLGCRNTLFNGTAQSGVEALPSLLRAGVRRVRLELLDEDAAATRRRVSLYAEALAGRMATQEVWSQEQIHHQLGVTRGSLRSKGPERTSRFSR; this is encoded by the coding sequence TTGAACGTCCCCGAACTGCTATCGCCCGCCGGCGACTGGGCTGCGATGAAGGCGGCTGCTGCCTCCGGTGCTGATGCGGTCTATTTCGGTGTTGATGCCTTCAACGCCCGCCAGCGGGCTGAAAACTTCCGACTGCAAGACCTTTCCGAGGTGATGCAATGGCTGCATCAGCGGGGGGTGAAGGGATTCCTCACCTTCAACGTGTTGGTGTTCAGCGATGAATTGGAGGCAGCAGCTCAGTTGCTGATCGCTGCAGATCGAGCCGGCGCTGATGCGGTGATCGTCCAGGACGTGGGTCTCTGTCGCCTGGCCCAGCGGCTGGTGCCGAATCTCTGTGTGCACGGCTCAACCCAGATGTCGATCACCAGTGCAGCGGGCATCGCCCAGGCTGCTGCACTCGGTTGTCAGCGGGTGGTGCTCGCCCGGGAGCTGGCTTTGCGTGATCTTGAGCGCCTGCAGACACAACTGGTCCAGCGGAACCTTGCGATGCCGTTGGAGGTGTTCGTGCACGGCGCCCTTTGCGTTGCCTATTCCGGTCAATGCCTGACTAGTGAATCGCTTGGGCAGCGCAGTGCCAATCGAGGTGAGTGTGCCCAGGCCTGTCGCCTGCCCTACGAACTGGTGGTGGATGGTCAACCTCACCTGCTTGATGACCAGCGATACCTCCTCTCGCCCCAGGATCTGGCGGCCTGGGAGCTGCTGCCGGAGTTGCAGCGCATCGGCGTGGCCAGCCTCAAGATCGAAGGCCGCCTGAAGGATGCTGCCTACGTGGCTGCCGTCACCGACGCCTATCGGCAGCGCCTGGATCAGACCTCCGCTGCGGCGCCGCAGGTGCATCGCCAACTTGAGCTGGCATTTTCCCGAGGCCTGTCCACCGGTTGGCTGGAAGGGGTGAACCATCGCCGTCTGGTGCATGGCCGCTGGAGCAAGAAACGGGGCCCCCTAGTGGGGCAGTTGCTGCGGGTGGAACGGGGTGGTTGGTTGCATCTGCGCAGCCGGGACCAGCTGCAACCTGGTCAGGGCCTTGTGCTGGAACAGCTGTCGTCCGACCCCCTGCAGCCGCCTCGGGAGATCGGTGGCCGGATCATGGTGTGTGAGCGGCTGGGCGACGAGCGCTGGAAGCTGCGCCTTGGGCCCGAGCGAGTGGATAGCTCAGGCTTGAGACCTGGCACCTCGGTCTGGCTCACCAGTGACCCTGACTGGCAGTCCCGTTGGCAGCGTGCTGCCCGCCGCACGGTGGAGGCCCGGTCTCGGGATCTTTCGCTGCGGGTGTCCGGTCGGCTCGATGCACCGCTGGAGTTGCACCTGCTGGCGCCCCCGGGGCTGGATCTGCAGGTCAGCAGCTCCATGCCGCTGCAGAGCGCTTCGCAGCGCCCCTTGGATCTGGATCGCCTAGAGCAGCAACTTGGACGCCTGGGGGGAACCGGCTGGTTGCTCCAGCGTCTTGAGGTCCAGCTGGAGGGCGATCTCTTTCTGCCGGTGGCGGAATTAAACCGCATGCGCAGGGTGCTGCTGGAGCGGTTGGAGGCCTCGTTGGATGGGAACAGTGATTCAGGTCCTGTCCCTGGAGACACCAAAACGGCAGACCCGACAGAGCTGCTGGCTCAGATGTGCCCACCAGTTGTCGCTCCCCTCAGCGAGACCAAGCCAGGCCTGGTGGTGCTGGTGCGCAGCCTGGAGCAGCTGCAGGCCTTGGTCGATCTCTCCGGCACGGACCTGCCGATTCGCTCGGTGGTGGCGGATCTCGAACAGCCGCGGGAGCTGCGGGAAGCGGTGGCGATCGGTCGAGGCTGCTGGCCGGAGGGTGTTTGGTTGGCCGGGGCACGGATCACACGGCCTGATGAACGCTGGACGCTTGAGCCACTGATTCGTGCTCGCCCCGACGGTTTCCTGGTGCGAAATGCCGATCAGCTGGAGGTGCTGACTCCTCTGGCCCCTTGCATTGGTGACTTTTCCCTCAACACCGCCAACCCCCTGAGCCTCCACTGGTATCGCGACCACTGGAAGCTGCAGCGACTCACGGCCAGTTACGACCTGAACCTTCAGCAACTGCTGGGTCTGGCCGTCGCCGTTGATCCGGCGCTACTGGAGGTCACCCTTCATCAGCACATGCCGTTGTTCCACATGGAGCATTGCCTGTTCTGTGCGTTCCTCTCAAACGGCAAGGACCACACCGATTGCGGTCGTCCCTGTGAGAAGCACCACGTCACCCTGCGAGATCGCAGTGGCGTTGAACATCCCCTGCGGGCTGATCTGGGGTGTCGCAACACCCTTTTCAATGGCACGGCGCAATCGGGCGTGGAGGCGCTTCCGTCTTTGTTGCGGGCGGGTGTGCGCCGGGTTCGGCTTGAACTTCTTGATGAGGATGCCGCTGCAACGCGCCGGCGCGTCAGCTTGTACGCCGAGGCTTTGGCGGGCCGGATGGCCACCCAGGAGGTCTGGTCCCAAGAGCAGATCCACCACCAGCTGGGCGTCACCCGCGGCAGTCTGCGCAGCAAGGGTCCGGAGCGCACCAGTCGATTCTCACGTTGA
- a CDS encoding DUF309 domain-containing protein — protein MPQADPRFQQGVELFNAGDWYAAHDLFEELWHETADPDRRSLQGILQVAVAQLHLQRGNRRGATILFGEALGRLKRPGTPDLGLDLASLCRAAQQRLEALHQDGDPESCTVPVLESKR, from the coding sequence ATGCCTCAGGCGGACCCCCGCTTTCAACAGGGAGTGGAGCTCTTCAATGCAGGTGATTGGTACGCAGCTCATGATCTGTTTGAGGAGCTCTGGCATGAAACAGCTGATCCGGATCGGCGCAGCCTGCAGGGAATCCTGCAGGTGGCCGTAGCGCAGTTGCATTTGCAACGGGGCAACCGGCGGGGGGCCACGATTCTTTTTGGTGAAGCTCTGGGTCGTCTTAAACGTCCTGGAACCCCAGATCTGGGCCTGGACCTCGCGTCTCTGTGCCGTGCTGCGCAACAGCGGCTCGAGGCGCTTCATCAGGATGGGGATCCCGAGTCATGCACTGTCCCTGTTCTTGAGTCCAAGCGCTGA
- a CDS encoding LptF/LptG family permease has protein sequence MVDRLKRATWMRLDLLDRWLLKELLGPLLFFIALFTLLLLTGGVMFELVRQMVDKNLPITIAVQVLLFSIPRWLAFSVPIGTLMASLFVFTRLSANSELTALRSLGITTVRMISAALALSMVMTLFTFVLNDVVVPRSQRYAEVTLKRSLGRSLASETGRDIIYPRFGTRFDSDGEEDGKGLNQLFYSRKFQDGEMADVTVLDFTRSGFTQMLRADRAIWNEDQASWDFLDGQILTLAANGSSTKADFDRYVYPLGSGPVRLAGIEKDAVNMTVAEALQAQRLYEEAGSIKEARKIRVRIQEKFTVPMACLVFGLFGATLGAQPSYRSSRSFSFVLTLGIIAVYYVIGFSFSSLGVKGTLPPILAAWLPVMLFLGAGGLLLKQASR, from the coding sequence ATGGTGGACCGTCTCAAACGGGCCACCTGGATGCGGCTGGATCTCTTGGATCGTTGGTTGCTCAAGGAGCTTCTGGGTCCGCTGCTGTTCTTCATTGCTCTGTTCACTCTTCTGCTGCTCACCGGTGGCGTGATGTTTGAACTGGTGCGGCAGATGGTCGATAAGAACCTGCCGATCACGATTGCGGTTCAGGTTCTGTTGTTCAGCATTCCCCGTTGGTTGGCCTTCTCTGTTCCGATCGGAACGTTGATGGCGTCGTTGTTCGTGTTCACCCGCCTTTCGGCGAACAGTGAACTCACTGCCCTGCGAAGCCTTGGGATCACCACAGTGCGGATGATCAGCGCGGCCCTCGCCCTCTCCATGGTGATGACGCTCTTCACCTTCGTCCTCAACGACGTGGTGGTCCCTCGTAGCCAACGCTATGCAGAGGTCACCCTCAAGCGTTCATTGGGGCGTTCCCTCGCCAGTGAGACAGGACGCGACATCATTTATCCCCGTTTCGGGACTCGCTTCGATTCCGACGGCGAAGAAGACGGCAAGGGACTGAATCAACTCTTCTATTCGAGAAAGTTTCAGGACGGTGAAATGGCGGATGTGACGGTTCTGGATTTCACCCGATCCGGCTTCACCCAGATGCTGCGTGCGGATCGGGCGATCTGGAATGAGGACCAGGCCAGCTGGGACTTTCTTGATGGCCAGATTCTGACCCTGGCCGCCAACGGCAGCTCAACCAAGGCTGATTTCGATCGTTACGTCTATCCCCTTGGTTCAGGACCGGTGCGCCTGGCAGGAATTGAGAAGGATGCCGTCAACATGACTGTTGCTGAAGCTTTGCAGGCCCAGAGGCTGTATGAAGAGGCCGGCAGCATCAAGGAGGCCCGCAAGATTCGTGTGCGGATCCAGGAGAAGTTCACGGTTCCCATGGCTTGTCTGGTGTTTGGCTTGTTTGGAGCCACCCTTGGCGCTCAGCCCAGTTACCGAAGCAGCCGAAGCTTCTCGTTCGTGCTCACCCTCGGGATCATCGCTGTTTATTACGTGATCGGTTTCAGCTTCAGTTCCCTTGGGGTGAAGGGAACTCTTCCACCGATCCTGGCGGCCTGGCTGCCTGTGATGTTGTTTCTCGGGGCGGGTGGTCTATTGCTGAAACAGGCCAGTCGCTGA
- the lptB gene encoding LPS export ABC transporter ATP-binding protein, producing MTLELSNVSITLGGRQLLKGLDLKLSPGEVVGLLGPNGAGKTTTFNLVIGLLSPDQGDVTVNGERVTDLPMPERARLGVGYLPQEASVFRNLTVRENLDIALEQTDLSSEQRRERRQQLIEDFHLTVFINRLGFQLSGGERRRCEVARALASGANGPTYLLLDEPFAGVDPLAVADLQLLIEGLRSRGMGILITDHNVRETLATTDRAYILNDGAVLAAGRSEEVAADPQVRRYYLGEGFQL from the coding sequence ATGACCCTGGAACTGTCGAATGTCTCCATCACCCTTGGGGGCCGCCAGTTGCTGAAGGGCTTGGATCTGAAGCTTTCCCCCGGTGAGGTGGTCGGCCTGCTGGGGCCCAACGGAGCTGGAAAAACCACCACCTTCAATCTGGTGATCGGTCTGCTCTCCCCTGATCAGGGTGATGTGACCGTGAACGGTGAGCGTGTCACCGACCTCCCCATGCCGGAGCGAGCACGGCTTGGGGTGGGTTATCTGCCCCAGGAAGCTAGTGTTTTTCGCAATCTCACGGTGCGTGAAAACCTGGATATCGCCCTTGAACAGACCGATCTCAGTTCCGAACAGCGACGGGAGCGGCGCCAGCAGCTGATTGAAGACTTTCACCTCACCGTGTTCATCAACCGGCTTGGCTTCCAACTTTCCGGGGGGGAACGTCGCCGTTGCGAAGTGGCCCGGGCGCTGGCATCGGGTGCCAACGGACCGACGTATCTCCTTTTGGATGAACCCTTCGCCGGTGTTGACCCCCTCGCGGTGGCGGACCTGCAGTTGCTGATCGAGGGGTTGCGGTCTCGGGGCATGGGGATTCTGATTACCGATCACAACGTGCGGGAAACCCTGGCCACCACTGATCGGGCTTACATCCTCAACGATGGTGCGGTGTTGGCTGCAGGACGGTCCGAGGAGGTGGCGGCTGATCCACAGGTGCGTCGTTATTACCTCGGGGAAGGATTCCAACTGTGA